The genomic window ATACGGCTCCCCAATCAGCAGATTGAACGGACTCGGTGAGTGCGAACCCATCCACCACTAATCCTAATTGTAACTGCACGTTCTCCAAAGTGATGGTACACTATCCGCATGAAAGATGGAATCTGTTCGTCTTGGGTCTCCACTTTTCTATCAATGTGCTAATGAGTTTCGGATCCAACTTGCACCCTCGACCTATagtggccacgtgccaaaaactcgCTTCCCGCAAGTAATTCTCTATCAACGCTGATGGAGGATCAGACAGATTATGAATATAGCATTGTAATACCCGATAtacagactgttataaaaaattataaaataaaaataaattaaaattacataaataaaaaaatattaaatagtattaagaaattaaaattaacccttactattttcatttgttcgacggagatatgtttataatcgagacgaattaattccccgaccattgctaacacgatcaaatatttttgaaattattaaaaaaaataattgagaaaaaaattaaagggagTTTTTTTTGCCAAAAGTAaacagagctttgagaaatttagagagaaaattgaagaaataatGTGTATAAAATAGGAGGGGGTTTTATAGGTTTTTTTAACCGTTGGACCCCTTAGCGATCAAAAAATCAAATAGCCATTGGGGAAAAAAATAGGGGCTAAAAAGCGTCCCTAGGGGAGCGATTTTTTCACGTCTGCAAAGCGCGTCCAAGTGGGCGAGTTTtatgctgacatggcaaaatcaCTCCCCAAGGGATACATTTTGCTGATATTTCCCCTAAAAAACTCCTACATAGACGCGTTTTGCTAAAATTGGCCCTTTccgataaataatgaaaaaattgtGTCATTTCCGTAAATAAAGTTGAAAATGGGCCTTTAATGGTAAAATGATCAAAAAAATACTAGAAGtattatttttcattatgttTAAGTATACGAGTTAGcagtaaattaattttaatcaataatttttaattagttgCATGACTTATTTTAAGAAAAGTTATTAAGTTCAAGATTCAATCTATAtattaaaccttaaaaaaataatcatagagaCCGACTTTTGTAATGGATAGTAACCTTGAGATCAATGTgatccaaataaaatattaaatttaagaaaaattgtcACATTTAAAAGCTAATTTATATAGAAAAGTAAAGATTTCACTATGCACCTCCTTTAGTTTCACGCTTAAAACAATATAAgggataataataatataaaaaaataaaggaagaataTTTTATGCATTATCAGTACATAAGTTTCACAGATAGAGGTGTTTATGGGCTAGGCCGAGCTTAACTAAAAAAATCAGACTTGTTTGTTAGGCCTGGGTCTAGTctggcccaaaaaatgggcctaaaattttacccaaatttGGCCCGAATAAAAATGCTAATACTTGGACTCGGCCCgaccgtattaattttttatataattttaaaatatatataatacaaaaaatactaaaaacatcaaaataaatattttccaacaaattgaaaataaattttaaaaaatatgtatgcttaaataacactaagataaatgcaacttaacaagcaaatgtctctaaaataataacaaaattaacaaatgcctctaaaataataacaaaattaacaataaaactagttttatacaatattcaaacaataatatcaaaatagtagtaacataatagtaaaatagtagcaaaatagggagaaaacaacaagaaaataacatttaaaaaaatcagatttttttgtCCTTGGTGAGTTCGGACCGagggccaaaaatgccttacccgaggcccaGCCCGTTTTTTTAATGgatcttatttttttgtccaagtccaTTTTTCGtgcctatatttttatccaaaccctcctACATTTCGAGCGGACCTTCAGGCAGAGTGACCGACCTATGAACAGGTCTACTCACGGACTATTAGTGAATtatgatataatattttataattaaataaaatacaaaataatgaagtacttataaataaatattaatattttatttaaacataattagataataattaattataaataattattaaaatcccAAACTTAAACCCTTAAAtccaatatttatttataataattattataatttatttacaaGTCTTCcatgttttttgttttatttaataataatatgttgTGTTATTATTCATTGATGATGCTTGACACTTATACATCGTGAAAAAAATAGGCAAActtaaaatcacataaaattttaataaaaaaaaataaactaattctAAAATCTTCTTATTGTGTCAAATAATTTGTACAATCCGCATGTTTTTCAACACATTAGACAACATTTGTAATTACATAGAAATTGATCAattaagtaccaaattaagaGAAATTCATGTCTGGAAGTAATTAAACATGTTGATTAAGcgcatttttaaaaataaaaatataagaaataaatttcaaattttgaaaaagaatgaGAACGGATTGCATATTTTAACCTGGATGTCCATATTAGCTCTCTTTTCAATTTAGGGATTTCATTTATGTTCATGTGACTCTCTTTGCAACCAAACTCTCGTTTTTTTCTCCATTACATAGTCTTTGCCCTGGTTAAAGCTGGAGAAAGCGTTTAAAACATATGtatttgtttaaataaaaataaaaatattcgaaGAGTATCGAAAGGGGTAGAATCAAAGTGGGGAAAGAGTGAAAGACTGATTTGGTAAAGTTAATTAGGTGGCCCTACTATCAACTACAATCTAGGGGTTGTTCCAACGCCACTCACAATTGAGTCTCTTTGGTTATAAAAGAAATGCAAATTCTGAATATATCTGGTGAGTGGGGCAAGTTTTTAACataattacttttatttatttattaatagtcAATGTGAATCCAGTTATGATGTATGATGCACAAAGTTGAACAAGAGAAAAACGAGTCCACTTTATCATAAAGTCCTTGATTTAAAATATGGGAGATTGTCATGTCATTAGAATCAAATCCCCTCTGTATCTTTATGCACTTCCTATGCATGTGAGGCTTCTATATACTGGAATAAATATAAACAACCACCAACACTTAATTGTTTTGTAAgctaataataattcaataacttaagttattttatttgttataaaaaataattaatttgcaatTTAAAAAGATAATACATAATGCAAAAGAAAAAATGAACGTATAAATAGATGAATGCATTCTTCATTAAATGATAGGTCACcttttatatatttatcttatcctattattatcattacacacatttaaataatcaaattgttgaaattattggttttcaaagaaataaatttcttttcaacAATGCTTAACTTGCATACTAAATTATTTTCTACTTTGttatttattaatgaaaatagttaatatttatattaattatttttgtttactcATGTTATAAGGTGTGCTTGAtttgtcaaattttaaattatgtttcatAATAGATTTACAAGAACGTAAAATTAGTAAAACATAAGATtaactttttttagtttatttgattGAAATGTAAAAAACATATGTTTTGTTGACGAAATGTATAATTACTTAagagtaaattttattaaattgtcctTATTAtagaatttttactttttataagttcaacatattttaatcttaaattcttcatgaaattataataatttaaaaaactaaattttattacacATTGTTTTATCCTATGAATTCAATTCAACAACcattaaatttagtttatttctatggtttataattttttattttagagaaTTTAGTAACCTAAAATTTACAATATAAACCTCTAATTAAGTTTTACTTATTTGGTTTGGGGCTCCCAACAACTCTTAAGAAATTTGAGttgtaaaaaaattgtttttaaaaataaaattgttagtGTTGATGAGAATCAAGATTTTGTTTCGTTTTAGATAAGATTACATCTTGAGATGATTTAGGAATGTGGGATTACAAGATGTtcgaaatattaaaaattcaaatactgtaattttattttatttacagatTGTAATGCATGATTCGGTCAAcaaaaaattatcttaaattaaaattttaaagtattaaattatttCTGACTCTCGAAGCACATGTTTGATACTGATTCTAGATTAGTCTAACCGTGAATGTTGTGAGATAGAGAGTGAAAATTAAGGAAGATTTGAAACATTTAAGTAAAAATGAGAAGAAAGTCGTCTGAAATTGGATGCAAGGAAACCTAAAGGTATGGGAACCCTATTTCTCTTGATCCATGCATCCTCTCTACTGTCAAGTTCTGGAAACCTACCCCCCCTGCCCCCTTTTCTCTTACCAACATTTGTGCTTTCCTTTTTCAATACTTGAGTCTTAAATTCACATTAAATACTCACctctattttgatttttaaatttcatttgacTCCATAAATGTAAAATCAATTAACTTCTTCGATTAATCTCAAATTTCATCTTTGAATAAATCTTACCTTGGGTACCTTATAAAGGAAAACGCGAATCATATGATAATGTAACAGTAATATCTGTGCCATGATGTCTCAAAAAGTTACTTCaccataaatttgaaataatcatatttttctttgatttaaatttaaatatgtttatggGCATTAtactatttgaatttttttaaaaaaattaaagtttaatagataatattaataaatttggtaagtttaaatataaataatttaatacttccagttttgatttaaaaattaaaatggtctaactcaaataaataaaaatttaatttttaaatcagataataaaaataaaattaagaaattaaaaagcaCTAGGTAATTCCTCTTTCCTTTTATCAGGGTCTAAAGGTTTCGGGTCAGCCCATTGAAAACGAAAACCCGATCGCATCGATGAGTAAGTTGCCCGGTTCTAGAAGATCTGAAACCCGTCATGCATTTTAGAATTCACGAAGCGATAACATAGCATTATGGCGTAGCAGATCACTGCTCTTGGCACCGTCAAAAATTGAATACTCATCTGCCTCTGCATACTGATTACTGAgtaggcaaaaaaaaaaacattggttGCGTATTGAGAGCCACGTGGAAGGAAAGAGGAGATGTTAGTGGTGTGGTGGTGAGAAGCATAGGCCACACGTGTACAGTGCAAAACCACGGGCAGAGTGGCGGGGCTAACCGGGATATTCGGGCACTACCTGTGGTTGGAGAAACAAAAACCTCGGAACAAGTGCCGACGTTAAAGTAATGACCCACATCATGCGTTCCTTTTCTTGTTGTTTAGcactttttttcttgtttttattattttcaccttttttttttcgtCGTGTACcgaacaaatttaataaaattctttcaATATCTTTTTCAAAAGCTAACCagtacaataaaattttaatttttaaattactgATATCATCTTCTACTTTATTTTACATTTGAAATCTATGTTATTTCCATTAAATTTATGTcattaaaataagtttttaaatgtatatattgataattattatcaaaattactatttaaagtaatttttctataattttttatattaatgatatattaatgatttaattattaaatttatcgatagatttatatttattatgcatgaaaatttttgaattgattatatatatttatcatatcgatctaaaaaaaaagtatatatatgaatattcattgaATGATTGAAAGTTTCTTTTTACAgaaactaatattaaaatttttgaatttatgtCAAATTTGAGATGAGTAATCTATATGAACGagatataaaatatgaaagttggattGTTAAAActaataattacaaaaaattataaaattattttaattttacaccgGTACAAATGAGTCCCTTCCTATtacaaatacttaattaattaaatgataattcaaattaatttattcatataattacCCAAGTGAAGCTCAATCATCAAGGTTTAAAATTCCAAAAGTTCTACTTAACATTTCAATCAAACAGTATCAAATAAGGTttaaactcaatttttaaataataatatagatatattaagggtaaattagtaatATATGCTGATTTTGAAAGATAATGGAGAAATAGATTGATTTTGTAGAGAGAAATAAGAAATACGTCTCGCAAGCACATGTTTGAAAATGTAATCTACAAAATGCCTTTTCTTTAATAACTTGACGTATTTGTTTCTCTAATCTAATGGTTAAATGTTAATGACATTATCCTTGAATTTTGGGTTTAATATCTCTCCTACTcacatttgtttttctatttaatgttgttttaaatttttttaaaaatttaattaaaaattaataaatataatattttcaactttttaattcatatttttaattaataactcttttatttatataaataaaataataaacatgtaattatataataaaaatatattttatatatatcattaagttaaaaatatttttaattaataactcatttatttatacttataaattaataaatatgtcattctataatgaaattatatattttatatttattattatgttaaatatattttattgtaaCTAATTTGTTTGATACTTTTTTCTGTATACTAAATGTTTATTTTCTCTACTTACTTGTGGCtatagtaaaatttaattttataaaattaaaattaatctttattatatattaataaaagagttattaattacaaagatgagttaaaaaaattatttattaattaaagattaaaaaaagtttaaaacaaaaaaaaaatctaaatatgaataaaaaaagaattaaacttGAAGCTTAAGGACAAAATCACcaacatttaatcatttaaccAAAGAAACTAAAGTAAAAGATACACATATTATAGAACACCTTTTCAAACACGTAAAGAGCATATGCTTATTGCAAGATACGTTTTTTTAGTTTCTCTCCAAAATTAACTGATTTTCTTCAAATTTATTGGATAAgttaaatgtaaataaaatgagtaaattttaagaaatgtaaataaataaggTTTGAGTTTGACCGGTGAGATAAATAAGGGGTAAAATACCGGGTAAACACCTGTCCATACTATAAGACTTTTTTAGcgtttaaaataataatggtctattCTTCTTtactaaacaaaagaaaaactattTTCAATGTACAATTGATTGGAGAAGAAATGTATATATGACTTTGTCTATGAGTGATTTGTTCctttttcttatgaaatggtatTAAATATTTTGTAAGAGTTTTTTGGGTtcaatttttatgtaaattgatTGGTATTCAACAATAATTGATTccaaatgaaaacgaaaatggagaACAACTGGCAATCAAATAAtttatgatattatttaatttaactttttaaaaaaaataaattatttcaaggAGAGGCTCCTATCACAATAGGACATCAAAGGCCGAAAAAAACCATGGCATGGATGGCATCATTCATAATCATCATTAccaatgataaaaaataaaaggaagagtATGGAACGCGTGGTCCCTACTTTCGATGAGTTTTTGGGAGGTGGGTCCCCCAGTAAAGTTGGAAAGAGAAAGGGTCATGAAAACGACAAAATAATTATGacccaaaaaataatataaataaaataattttagtaaaaGGCCAAGGAATGACGTTATTAAGAGGCTGAGTGAAGGGAGAGGCGGTGAGGATACCGTGAAATTCCCCTTTTTctttagtaaaataatttaactataattatttaaaaaagggAGAGTTTAGTGTGTAGTACAAATTACAGTTCGAGGGCTTCTTGGAAGTTAAAGACAAGTCATATTCTCATTTATGGCGCGTGGGTCTAACCCACTACTCATTACTTGCAAGTTGCAatgctttcttcttcttttttcttaatGATTAGATTGTACTCTTTTAAACTTTAAGACCTTTTTTCGATTTtgcccaaaaaaagaaaaattgaaatgttATGAATTTTCCCAACTTTAGTGAAAGTGGGGCATGTTACATTTTGGATTATAGTTGTAATGTTGCAACTAATTATGATATGAAACAAATTCAAAATAGTGTTTGTTTAAGGGattaaacttggcatacaattacAGCATATGACATGATCAAGGCTTAAAAATAAACTATAAGATCATACCCTTTTAAGTAACCTTCGCTTTGAATCCAAAAATTGCCCTACATCCACTCCCCCCCCCAAGATATTTTGTTTCTTCACCTTTGCTCACATGAACATGGCATGCTTGCCCCCCTAAAAAACAGGTGAGATTtatcaacaattaattaaaaaaatagaatatttttcTAACTCCATTTTTGAGAGCTTTTTGCTATTTACCAAAAGGTGactaaatgaaaatttattgATTCTCAATAAATCTTTTAATGAAGAGGGACAAAtaggaaaaaattaaaaagcaaaaattaTTTTTGGACCTTTTGAAGTAGTGTTTGGAGAGAGAGAGAGCATGCACAATGTAGTGCAAAAGAGGAGCCGAGAATATGGCGGTGTAGTCGTTACGTTAACGCGCAGTGGACTAGCGTGGTGTCTGCCTCAGATATTGACGTAACGTTAGAATATGGAGTGTGGGGCTTTGTCTTCGAAGATTTAGTCCATAACACGAGACTACCCATTTTCTTCTTCTACCCCTCTCTTCTTCCCCAAATCACCCATTTGCCATTTTGCTTCATATTAATTTCACCGCAAAATTTGCACtacaatttatttttgtaatatttttattaaaaaacaataCATTATATCTGGGGAATGGGagatgattatatgaaaaataatagtTCTTAACCGTTAAGAAAAATCtgaaaattatatgtatatatatctttgattaatatttactatttttatgcAATAAACCTATTTAACTATGTATTATTAGACCAAATTCTTTTAATTGgctttaccataaaattttacattattcataaaatattttcataattctaTGATTTATTGCAGTTGTGTATTGTTTCCCCTAGTATCTaaatatttatagaaaatttctaggattttttaattttttttctcaacccAATGGCATCATAGTAATTATGAATCTAAATGAATGGCAATAACCGGAAATAATCACAAACTTGGAGATGCAGGTATTTTGATCCAATGGATTCACTTGCACGGACTCCTAAAACCTGCCGCtgtttataatttctttttaaggTATTTTCCCTCCCAACAAAGAACAAAGCCTTCCCCCTATAAAATTCTACCCTTAATTTCTTCCCCCACTCgtcttcttccttctcttcacccTTTCATTTTCCGATTTCCTTCAAGGATCTCTAAAGGCCAAGCCTCCAACAGAGAGAAAATACAAATGGAGTCTTCAGGACCTTCAAGGAGGACTTGTTTCATCCAAGAAGATGATGGATTGGCTTCCATTGTAGATATGGAGGCTGGATATTCAGGAAGCCATTACCAAAAGGTTAACCAAAATGGGTTTCTTTCAAGACCTCTTTGTTACTCTAGAAGGAGTAGTTTGAGGAATCTATCTTCTTTTTCTTCGTCATCTTCTTCTGGTTCAGTTTCTTCTCCGAGGCCTGCTCGCTTTTATGATGCCAGATTTGAAGACGTTCATCAACCCTATTTCTTGGATGTTTGCTTTCTTTGCAAGAAGCCTCTTGGGTGTAACCGTGACATCTTCATGTACAGGTTCGTCCTTAATTTTCAGTCTCTTAGAAAGAAAGATCAGAATTTTGGGAAGGCGGATTGGATCTTTCTATGCATATTTGCTTAATGAATTTTCCCCTTAAGATTTTTCTTACAAGTCTAGTAGACAGATTTGGTTTTTGCTGATTGGTGTTTGGTTTTTTTTGCAGAGGGGACACACCTTTCTGCAGTGAAGACTGCAGACAAGAACAAATCGAGATAGATGAAGCTAAAGAAAAGGACATGAACCTTTCTTCCTCAGTGAAAGCTATGAGAAAGAAGAGCCAAAGGGAGTCTACATCTCCGAATGAAGCTCAAGGTTACTCTATTCGAACTAGCACAGTTGCAGCTGCTTAAATCACACCacaaaggaaataaacaaaaacatatctaccatatatatatatgaatagttcaaaaaaaaaaaaaagaagagaagggAAAGGTGGTGGAGATCATCAATGAAGAAAAGGGCCAAGGAGAGAGGAGAGGATGAAGAAATCTATATTTTGAGTGGTTTGTTATCCCCTTTATAAAACATACTGCTATAGTTCTAGCTCTGTGAATGTTATATCTATATGAGGATATGAAATTAGCCTGCCCAGGATCTACTCTATGATATggctccctttttctttttggggTTTTTTGGGGGTTAATTACTGATTTTTGTTTTGGGTTCTTAAGAAATGTTAATGCATCACGAAGAATGATGAGAActgttttttttcatttctattttcagTATCACTAATGTTTAATGAAAATGACATAAATGGAACTTACTGAAAAAGCTgttgattttgtttttctatttcattgttaagtttatttattaTTGCACTTGCTCATCTTTTTTTAACCTATTGAGGCATCTTAAGTTGAAAGGGTGAAGTGGGAATAtggagaaagaaggaaaaagtgGGTTACTTTTTCTGGTAAAAAAGCATTGCTTCCTATATCAGAATTGGTGGGTGTCACTGCCACAGCCAGAGTTCCCACCAGGGAAACAATGGCTGAGGCTTCATCATCAATTGGAATTTCTTCTTTCAACTTTTTGGGACCATTTTGGACCTAATTGTATTGGATGTGTAAAGcacatatttttacttttatgttGGAATGTTGAAGAATAGGGAAATAGGTGGGTGGATGGTTGAGATTTCTAGAGACCACTACCAAAGATCTGTGTGGGAATTGATGAACTAAAGGCCAGAAGTCGAGATGATTACTGAACAAGGCTAAAGGGGTAAATGGTGATGAGTTTTAAGTAATCCCAGTTCAACCAGAAGTGATTGGAGCCATTGTTTTGAGTGATGGACACAAGACTGAACATTTAGTATCATCACACCAAAGAGCTGAGAGTGAGGAATTTAGGGTTGGGCTTTACATTTAGGAGGGTCTAAACTGAACTCTAAAGCCTTAGCTCTAAGGTAAAAATAACATGGATTTTGTAGGGGCCAACCCAAGGGATTAATGATATACAAGTCCATGAATCCAATGGTTCTGCCATGATGCCTTTATTTTCATAGTAAATCTAGTCAAAAAACATGTAGCCAGAATTATTTTAATTGGATCTCGCAATCAAGTTTAAGGTGTCATGTGAGGTAATGGAAATACTCTTTTTAAGTTTCAAGACAATGTGAGGATGTACAAAATGGTTTTATCATGTGGAAGAAACTTTACGATGTACTATGATTTTTAGTTGGCTTTGGTATGAATTAGATGGATTTatactataataaaaattttaactaaatttagtGTCATTTGATTAGATGacttaattcaattgattttttaaaaataagatgaACTGATAGGAAAAAAACCCgataaagtaaaacaataataaaaataagaagtaTAATCTCCAATCTCGATAATTTCTCAGCGTTAACAATACTAACAATAGTAGAAGGACAAATAGTGTAATCCATGTAGTTTATTATCAACAAAACCCTCTTGTCAAAACATGAGCAGTCTTATTAGTATCTTTACAAAACGAAAAGAAGGAAAAGAATTGAAAAGCAAAGTCGAATCCAGTCctttaataataattcaaaattagAGGCATCCACATAAGCATGGTGAAAAGTTCGTCAAAACCCTCGACTATCAGTCTCTATTACAACATTGTCTAAATGGACTTGAAGCAAGAAAGAGCTTCCCTCACAACAagaatttttgacaaaaaaggatcaagagttgtaacaccccttacccgtatccaacaccggaatagggtacgaggcattaccaaaacacatacacttgtagacgtatttaaccgagttatgaaatttcatctaaattaaaactttcaaaattattaacatatttttataattcttcataatatatataatataacatttccTGCCAACCACAATCTCAAATAATGAATTTATCCAATCTAGCTCAATATCAGATGTCAACTTATATTctaacatttagcttcaattgtactacaaatacttgtcaaattaaggatcatcttacggatttgagtacatcgtttgcTTGGTGCCACGATTTGCTTGAATATTTCACATTActataactcagtatggttttcttcacggaaataccatacctacttttcacaactcagtatggttttctttaccaaaacaccatacctacttttaacaactcagtatggttttcttcactgaaacaccatacctacttttcataactcagtatggttttcttcaccgaaacaccatacctacttttcacacaTTGCCATGGATCCACCATGGGCTTATCCGTCAATTCGTCGTTGGTTGCCAAACATGTGTACTCCATCCTGCTTATCCCTTAATTTGAACTAACAATCTCATCTTCCTCTCATTTTTACCATAATCATAGCTCAGTAACAATATACAAATTTATACAATATATCATTtccacattaacaattaatcataaaaattcagccatatgaacttacttttcattatctttccacactCGTTTTCTATGCACATCACTCAAGATATAAAcacatcattcaaccatagtcgcaagctagtgt from Gossypium hirsutum isolate 1008001.06 chromosome D12, Gossypium_hirsutum_v2.1, whole genome shotgun sequence includes these protein-coding regions:
- the LOC107946709 gene encoding FCS-Like Zinc finger 2; protein product: MAITGNNHKLGDAGILIQWIHLHGLLKPAAVYNFFLRYFPSQQRTKPSPYKILPLISSPTRLLPSLHPFIFRFPSRISKGQASNREKIQMESSGPSRRTCFIQEDDGLASIVDMEAGYSGSHYQKVNQNGFLSRPLCYSRRSSLRNLSSFSSSSSSGSVSSPRPARFYDARFEDVHQPYFLDVCFLCKKPLGCNRDIFMYRGDTPFCSEDCRQEQIEIDEAKEKDMNLSSSVKAMRKKSQRESTSPNEAQGYSIRTSTVAAA